The proteins below come from a single Streptomyces sp. SCSIO 75703 genomic window:
- a CDS encoding aminoglycoside phosphotransferase family protein: MTPDPLLPALASHAGAVAHARGPASLRCRCPRPAEAATLADRPDGTVVRHAGTVAKAHAPDTDPAELSLRLAVAARLTGVLLPPLGAPDVPGSPVRLAGRLVTHWPYGTPVDPGDPDAAPWEEAADLLARLHRTPVPGPLPPMRGPGKAARAVARLRAVAPRHPGTAPVLGAWAALPAWARGEGAAPGAGTLCHGDLHLGQLVRHPAHGGPWLLIDVDDLGLGAPAWDLARPAAWYACGLLPPEVWQRFLAAYRAAGGPAVPADGDPWAALDVPARALTAQTAARSVTKAVAEGRPLDDVEEEFVGACARMAAVPLAPSGS, from the coding sequence GTGACACCGGACCCCCTCCTGCCCGCGCTGGCCTCCCACGCCGGAGCGGTGGCCCACGCCCGGGGCCCCGCCTCCCTCCGCTGCCGCTGCCCCCGCCCCGCCGAGGCCGCCACCCTCGCGGACCGCCCCGACGGCACCGTCGTCCGGCACGCGGGCACCGTCGCCAAGGCCCACGCGCCGGACACCGACCCGGCGGAACTGTCCCTGCGCCTCGCCGTCGCCGCGCGGCTGACCGGCGTCCTGCTGCCCCCGCTCGGCGCCCCCGACGTCCCCGGCAGCCCCGTCCGCCTGGCCGGACGCCTCGTCACCCACTGGCCGTACGGCACCCCCGTCGACCCCGGCGATCCGGACGCCGCCCCCTGGGAGGAGGCGGCGGACCTGCTCGCCCGGCTGCACCGCACCCCGGTGCCCGGCCCCCTGCCGCCCATGCGCGGCCCCGGGAAGGCGGCCCGCGCCGTCGCCCGGCTCCGCGCCGTCGCCCCGCGCCACCCCGGCACGGCACCCGTCCTGGGCGCCTGGGCCGCCCTGCCCGCCTGGGCCCGCGGCGAGGGGGCCGCGCCGGGGGCCGGCACGCTCTGCCACGGCGACCTCCACCTCGGCCAGCTCGTCCGCCACCCCGCGCACGGCGGGCCCTGGCTGCTGATCGACGTCGACGACCTCGGCCTGGGCGCCCCCGCCTGGGACCTGGCCCGCCCCGCCGCCTGGTACGCGTGCGGGCTGCTGCCGCCCGAGGTGTGGCAGCGCTTCCTGGCCGCCTACCGCGCTGCGGGCGGCCCGGCCGTCCCGGCGGACGGCGACCCCTGGGCGGCGCTGGACGTCCCGGCCCGCGCCCTCACCGCCCAGACCGCCGCCCGGTCCGTCACCAAGGCCGTGGCCGAGGGGCGCCCGCTGGACGACGTGGAGGAGGAGTTCGTCGGCGCCTGCGCCCGTATGGCCGCGGTTCCCCTTGCCCCGTCGGGGAGTTGA
- a CDS encoding zf-TFIIB domain-containing protein, with amino-acid sequence MQCPKCHAPMHTYQRNGVQIEQCSGCRGIFLDYGELEALTRLEAQWSPPAPPAPPAPPAPPAPQAYPSAPAPAWGAPHGGHGHYGHHRHRGFGRMLFSS; translated from the coding sequence ATGCAGTGCCCCAAGTGCCACGCACCGATGCACACCTACCAGCGCAACGGCGTTCAGATCGAGCAGTGCAGCGGCTGCCGGGGGATCTTCCTGGACTACGGGGAGCTGGAAGCACTGACCCGGCTGGAGGCCCAGTGGTCCCCGCCCGCCCCGCCGGCGCCGCCCGCCCCGCCGGCGCCGCCCGCCCCGCAGGCGTACCCGTCCGCCCCGGCCCCCGCCTGGGGCGCCCCGCACGGCGGCCACGGCCACTACGGCCACCACCGCCACCGCGGCTTCGGCCGCATGCTCTTCTCCAGCTAG
- a CDS encoding chorismate-binding protein: protein MSDLSPLARFRDRLATGLLDVTSDPAALESGGFWAVCADFEGRLTCARFADVRYAPVPAPVPGAWAGPGTGDWASSLDRAAYTAAVRRIRDHIAAGDVYQANLCRVLSAPVAPGADVDALTALLAQGNPAPYAGTIRLPAHGVELATASPELFLRRAGSVVESGPIKGTGRTEADLLEKDHAENVMIVDLVRNDLGRVCVPGSVSVPDLCAVEKHPGLVHLVSTVRGELLPDAGWPALLDAAFPPGSVTGAPKPSALGIIGELETAPRGPYCGGVGWVDADRSTGELAVGIRTFWIDRAAGLLRFGTGAGITWGSDPEREWRETELKAARLLAVASGVYEVTGEGLPT from the coding sequence GTGTCCGACCTCTCGCCCCTGGCCCGCTTCCGGGATCGCCTCGCCACCGGCCTCCTCGATGTCACGAGCGACCCCGCCGCGCTCGAATCCGGCGGCTTCTGGGCCGTCTGCGCGGACTTCGAGGGCCGTCTGACCTGCGCCCGGTTCGCCGACGTCCGGTACGCGCCGGTCCCCGCGCCGGTGCCGGGCGCCTGGGCCGGACCGGGCACCGGCGACTGGGCGTCCTCGCTCGACCGCGCCGCGTACACCGCGGCCGTGCGGCGCATCCGCGACCACATCGCCGCCGGCGACGTCTACCAGGCCAACCTGTGCCGCGTGCTGTCGGCGCCCGTCGCCCCCGGCGCCGACGTGGACGCCCTCACCGCCCTGCTGGCCCAGGGCAACCCCGCCCCGTACGCCGGAACGATTCGGCTGCCGGCGCACGGGGTGGAGCTGGCCACCGCCTCGCCCGAGCTGTTCCTGCGCCGCGCGGGCTCCGTCGTCGAGTCCGGGCCCATCAAGGGCACCGGACGCACCGAGGCGGACCTGCTGGAGAAGGACCACGCGGAGAACGTCATGATCGTGGACCTGGTCCGCAACGACCTCGGCCGGGTCTGCGTCCCCGGCAGCGTGAGCGTGCCCGACCTGTGCGCCGTGGAGAAGCACCCCGGCCTGGTCCACCTCGTCTCCACGGTGCGCGGCGAACTGCTCCCGGACGCCGGCTGGCCCGCCCTGCTGGACGCCGCCTTCCCGCCCGGCTCGGTCACCGGCGCCCCCAAACCCAGCGCCCTCGGCATCATTGGCGAGCTGGAGACCGCGCCGCGCGGCCCCTACTGCGGGGGCGTCGGCTGGGTCGACGCCGACCGGTCCACGGGCGAGCTGGCGGTCGGCATCCGCACCTTCTGGATCGACCGGGCCGCGGGGCTGCTGCGCTTCGGCACCGGCGCCGGCATCACGTGGGGCTCCGACCCCGAGCGGGAGTGGCGGGAGACCGAACTGAAGGCGGCCCGGCTGCTCGCGGTAGCGTCGGGCGTGTACGAGGTGACCGGAGAGGGACTACCGACGTGA